ATTAGTTGCTTCAGCCCGGGTTTCCTACCCCCCTCCTGaccgcctccccccccccccccccccccccccccgcacacacacagacGCGCACACAGATTCCCCCCGATGGGGCTGCCTCGACAGTCACTCGGCGCCGTCCCGCTCTCTCCTCTCCGCAGTTTTTCGTGCCCGCCAGCCCCAGCACGACCTGCTGCGAGGCCGCCCCCCGCTCCGTGCCGGATGCCTCCTCGGCGCCGGCCGCTGCCTCCCTCTGCTGCGCCCCGTACGAGAGCCGGCTGCTGGCGCCCGGCCGCGCCGAGCTCAATGCGGCGCTGGGCATGTACGGTGCCCCGTACGCCGCCGGCCAGGGCTACGGCAACTACCTGCCCTACAGCGCCGAGCCCGCCGCGCTCTACACCGCGCTGGTGAGTGCCCGCCCGGGCAGCGCgccgcggggctgggctggggaggggggttcAACAGGCGGCTCACTGCCCGGGTAGCTGTCGGTGGCGGGGCGCGGGAACACGGAACCGGCGCCGTCCCgtcggggcggggggctgggggcggcgaAGGACTTGGCTGCCGCCGGGacccggggcggcgggggcacGGGGGGGTCCCCTCCGGCTCGACGCCCAGCGCTGCCGCTTGCCTTGCAGAACCCCCAGTATGAAATCAAGGACGGCACCGGCACGTTGCACTCGGGAATCGCGCAGCCCGCTGCCTACTACTCCTACGATCATTCCTTGGGGCAGTACCAGTACGACAGGTAAAACCCCTTTGATCAGCGCCCAGCAGCATTAGCATCCCCCTGCGAGGCAGCGGCCGACATCAAacggcggggagcgggggggctCCGACCTGACAAACGTTGTACAAAAGAAACGAGGCGCCTCGGGAGCACCAGTCAGCTAAAATCAAAACTTCGGCAGCGATGGCAGGCGGGCAGGGGCACGCAGGCAGacgggcagggccgggccgagccggcCTGCCGCGGGGCCGGGGTCTTCCGCCGCCCCTCCCTTCCTAACCATCTCCTAGCAGGTACGGGACGGTGGATTTCAGCGGTTCGGCCAGACGCAAAAACGCAACGCGGGAGACGACGAGCACCCTCAAGACCTGGTTGTACGAGCATCGCAAAAACCCCTACCCTACCAAAGGAGAGAAGATCATGTTGGCCATCATCACCAAAATGACCCTGACGCAAGTGTCCACCTGGTTTGCTAACGCCAGACGGAGGctcaagaaggaaaacaaaatgaccTGGTCTCCCAAGAACAAAGcgggagaagagaggaaagaagaagCCCCGCGGGAAGAGGAATACAGCGCGGAGAGCGAGGGCAGAGGTAGGCGGGCGAGGCGGGACGGGCGCCTCGAAGTAGCTCGAAGTGGCGGCCGATTTCgagccccccaacccccacccgCTTCCCCGCACCCGCGATAacgccccgccgccccctcctccccgctgTGTGTCCgagcagagcagaagagctgCAAGGAGGAC
This genomic window from Falco rusticolus isolate bFalRus1 chromosome 15, bFalRus1.pri, whole genome shotgun sequence contains:
- the IRX6 gene encoding iroquois-class homeodomain protein IRX-6, translating into MSFSQFGYPYSTTSQFFVPASPSTTCCEAAPRSVPDASSAPAAASLCCAPYESRLLAPGRAELNAALGMYGAPYAAGQGYGNYLPYSAEPAALYTALNPQYEIKDGTGTLHSGIAQPAAYYSYDHSLGQYQYDRYGTVDFSGSARRKNATRETTSTLKTWLYEHRKNPYPTKGEKIMLAIITKMTLTQVSTWFANARRRLKKENKMTWSPKNKAGEERKEEAPREEEYSAESEGREQKSCKEDKELRFSDLDDLEEEEEEEEAGKPEKGRASSLQEAPGLGAALPEARRSDCSLPGPFRAFPCAKAPAADFAPAGPPPPYAPAEKPRIWSLARTAGASAARRGSPEGRGAEGGGGAAGEQPLPAKAFRSSAFNLQPLPRSCASHRGLGEPCQYAAAGEGFGRGGKGDPGGAELGGTCLDRLRTAFRPVLRR